The following are encoded together in the Triticum dicoccoides isolate Atlit2015 ecotype Zavitan chromosome 6B, WEW_v2.0, whole genome shotgun sequence genome:
- the LOC119322719 gene encoding U1 small nuclear ribonucleoprotein C-1-like isoform X1, giving the protein MPRYYCDYCDTYLTHDSPSVRKQHNAGYKHKANVRNYYQQFEEQQTQSLIDQRIKEHLGQAAAFQVGAPFNQHLLQYPGNMPRPRLPILPTPMMQHVYPQHPQPGGPFARPPILPVPGAPGYPGAPTMPQHGGPPGSMPMQVAPLPRPPTLPPPTSGAPGAPMSNNASPPGPPPMYQPNQPPTAGSTSGAPPLAPAAPPQAAFSYAQSNEGNH; this is encoded by the exons CCATCTGTCCGTAAGCAACACAATGCTGGATACAAACACAAG GCAAATGTTCGTAACTACTATCAGCAATTCGAGGAGCAGCAAACTCAAAGTTTGATTGATCAAAGGATAAAGGAACACCTGGGACAAGCTGCAGCATTCCAAGTTGGCGCTCCTTTCAACCAACATCTTCTTCAATATCCAGGAAATATGCCTCGTCCCCGTCTTCCGATTCTGCCCACACCCATGATGCAACATGTTTATCCTCAACATCCACAACCTGGTGGGCCATTTGCAAGGCCTCCTATTTTACCAGTTCCTGGGGCTCCAG GTTATCCTGGTGCTCCAACCATGCCGCAGCACGGGGGCCCTCCTGGTTCAATGCCTATGCAGGTGGCACCTCTCCCAAGGCCTCCGACACTACCACCTCCAACATCTGGGGCCCCAGGTGCACCCATGTCCAACAACGCATCACCTCCAGGTCCTCCACCGATGTATCAACCAAATCAACCACCAACTGCAGGCTCAACTTCTGGCGCTCCACCCCTGGCCCCAGCGGCCCCTCCACAGGCTGCATTCTCCTATGCACAATCGAATGAAGGCAACCACTGA